The following proteins are co-located in the Dromaius novaehollandiae isolate bDroNov1 chromosome 10, bDroNov1.hap1, whole genome shotgun sequence genome:
- the ZFAND6 gene encoding AN1-type zinc finger protein 6, producing the protein MAQETNRSQVPMLCSTGCGFYGNPRTNGMCSVCYKEHLQRQNSNGRISPPATSVSSITESLPVQCTEGSAQETQSTLDSTSTPSMQQSPVSNQSLLTESVASSQPDSTAVDKTVPETEDLQASVSENAEPTPEEQDKSLDKPKQKKNRCFMCRKKVGLTGFECRCGNVYCGMHRYSDVHSCSYNYKADAAEKIRKENPVVVGEKIQKI; encoded by the exons ATGGCTCAAGAAACCAACCGTAGCCAAGTGCCTATGCTTTGTTCCACTGGCTGCGGATTTTATGGGAACCCTCGTACAAACGGCATGTGTTCGGTGTGCTACAAAGAACATCTTCAAAGGCAGAACAGTAATGGTAGAATTAGCCCTCCTG CAACTTCTGTCAGTAGTATAACTGAGTCCTTACCGgttcagtgcacagaaggcagtgCCCAGGAAACTCAGTCAACTTTAGATTCTACATCAACTCCATCTATGCAGCAAAG ccctgtgtCAAATCAATCACTTTTAACAGAATCTGTAGCATCATCCCAACCGGATAGTACGGCTGTGGATAAAACAGTACCCGAGACAGAAGATTTGCAAG cttCAGTGTCAGAGAATGCAGAGCCTACACCTGAAGAACAAGACAAGTCACTTGACaagccaaaacagaaaaagaatcgTTGTTTCATGTGTCGGAAGAAGGTTGGACTTACTG GATTTGAGTGTCGGTGTGGAAATGTTTACTGCGGTATGCACCGTTATTCAGATGTACACAGTTGCTCTTACAATTACAAAGCTGATGCTGCTGAGAAAATCAGAAAAGAGAATCCTGTAGTTGTTGGGGAAAAGATCCAGAAGATCtga